The Niabella beijingensis genomic interval TATTTTGTTTTGCTTTCAAAAGCCATTGGAAGAAACCTGAATGTATATTTTGATACATTAAGGATCCCTGTTTCTGATCGTTCAAAACAACAGGTCGCCGATTTGCCGGTCTGGATACCCGATCTGTTCAAAAGATAAAATGAAACCATTTAATTTTCCCCGCGAATTTTTATTCTATTCTCTACAATGGCCATTTGCTGAGAAGCCTTTGCCACTGGATCACAAAACGCATACCCTTCCCTTGTTTCCCGAACACGGACGCCACTATTACGTAATACAGCAATAAAGTCTTTAATATTTGCCCTGTAACAGATCACCGTACTGATCTTCTTTTTGGGCAAACAATCCAGGCTCGTGAATTTAAACCCATACCAACGGGCCATGTCTGCTACAAAATAATCCAGCTGCACATCTTTATACATGCGCTCTGTTCTTCTCCAATTCGTTACGAGATCAATATCGGAAATATTGTAAGTATTTACAGTATCCTTCCCTTCCAGTGACTTTGATTTACTATAGTGAGACAGATCCGGACACTCTCTGACGATCCGTTCCCCGTGGCTATTTTCCACCGCCACTTCTCCTGTTTCCACTGCCAGTAATGTTCCTCTTTTATCTATTTGTGTATTAAAGTGACTACCGGTTGCGATGAATGTAATAGATGGGGTTTTTAGAACCAGAGGAACATCTGAACGCTGATCTCCTTCAATATAGATCTCTCCCTTTTCTAATTCTATAAACTGCCCCTTGGAGTTGAGCCGGTCTGGATAAATTTTTATAGTAGTCATTGCATTCAGCCGGATACGGGTTCTATCCGGAAGTTCCACTACATATTGCTGCATGTTGTTTGTGCTTATTTGCTGAGCGCCTTCCCTTAAGCTATCTGCCGTTGCAGAATAAGGCATTGCCTTGTATTGAACAACTCCCGGATGAACAAGCACTGCCATTTTCCCATAACGGCACAACATGCCTTTATAATTGCTATCTATAACAAGACGCTGTGTACTGTTCACCTGTAGCAGGCAGTAAAAATCTTTAGTGGGAATATTTCCATTGCCAGAATTATCACATAATATGTTGTTAGAACTTTCCTGCCTTTGGTTAAAGACAACTAACATTATAACAACAATAAATATGCTGGCGGCCGCCCAGGATAGGATACGAACCCTCCTGCCCTTTAGTTTTTTTGCTTGTTTTTCTTTTGCTTTTCGCAATATGGCTGCAGTCAGGGCGGCACTATCCGTTTTTGACTCCCGCAGGTTTACCGGCATTTCTTGTTGTAGCTCTTCAATAAAATCGACTATTTCTTCATCATCAAACAAATGCCACATCAATCGCAATGTTGCTTCCTCATTATTACTGGCAATGCCGTCCATGTGCTTTTTGAGCAAGTGTTTAAATAAAATTGATGGTTCTGCCATTGTTCGCTTTTTAAAAGTGACAGTATTAAAATAAAAACAGGTGTAAATAATTGCTGACTATTTTCCGAATCGACTTCCGGGCAATTACCAGCTCATTTCTGATGGTATTGGGAGAACGCCCCAGCACCTCAGCGATTTTTTTTATGGACCAACGTTCTTCCGTACTCAGAATGTACACCCTCTTTTCTTTAGGGGGTAATTCTTCAATTGCAGCGGCAATGATATTCGTTAGTTCATCTAAGCTGATCTCATCATCCAATGCCCCTTTATTTTCTGTATCTTCCAGGTACTCTAATGGAACCGGTATATAATGAATCTCTTTCCTCAACCGGTCTACTGTTTTATTATAGGCCACCTTTAAAAGCCATGCTTTGGGATGCGCCATGAGCGATACTTTTTCCCGTTGCTCCCATAGTTCCAGGAATACATCCATTTGTATTTCTTCGGCCCAATACCGGTTATGCACTACACGAAAAATACGCGCCAACAGCTCATCGCCATAATTGTCAATAATCTGGTGC includes:
- a CDS encoding RNA polymerase sigma factor → MFKRLALGDESALHQIIDNYGDELLARIFRVVHNRYWAEEIQMDVFLELWEQREKVSLMAHPKAWLLKVAYNKTVDRLRKEIHYIPVPLEYLEDTENKGALDDEISLDELTNIIAAAIEELPPKEKRVYILSTEERWSIKKIAEVLGRSPNTIRNELVIARKSIRKIVSNYLHLFLF
- a CDS encoding FecR family protein produces the protein MAEPSILFKHLLKKHMDGIASNNEEATLRLMWHLFDDEEIVDFIEELQQEMPVNLRESKTDSAALTAAILRKAKEKQAKKLKGRRVRILSWAAASIFIVVIMLVVFNQRQESSNNILCDNSGNGNIPTKDFYCLLQVNSTQRLVIDSNYKGMLCRYGKMAVLVHPGVVQYKAMPYSATADSLREGAQQISTNNMQQYVVELPDRTRIRLNAMTTIKIYPDRLNSKGQFIELEKGEIYIEGDQRSDVPLVLKTPSITFIATGSHFNTQIDKRGTLLAVETGEVAVENSHGERIVRECPDLSHYSKSKSLEGKDTVNTYNISDIDLVTNWRRTERMYKDVQLDYFVADMARWYGFKFTSLDCLPKKKISTVICYRANIKDFIAVLRNSGVRVRETREGYAFCDPVAKASQQMAIVENRIKIRGEN